The following is a genomic window from Actinomadura sp. WMMB 499.
CGGTCCCGTCCGGCCGCCCCGTAGCCGGCCATCACGTCCGGTCCCGAGACCAGGACGCCCTTCTCTCCCGGTCCGACGTCGCACAGGTCGCCGTCCACGACGCGCACGTCGGTGAAAAGTGCGGCGCTATCAGCCGGTGCCCCGGTCGCGCGTGCCGGTCATCGCTCCTCGGCGAGGCCGAGCGACCGCCGGACCTGGTCCGGCGTCCGTCCGCCGATCCGCAGGCGGGACGGGCGCGCGCCGCCCACCGTGACCTCCCGTGTGGCCGGGGCGCCGGGCACGGCGCTCCACGGGTCGCCGCCGTCCGGCGCCTCGATGACGTACTCGGGGAAGTCGGTGCCGGTGAGGTCGAGCGCGAGGCGGTGCCCGGCGCGCAGCCGGTACGCGACGCTCTGCAGGTCGATGACGGCGTCCGCGCCGGTCAGCGGGACGTCGAGCCGTATCTGCCCCTTGGCGGCGAGGAACGCGGCGCCGCCGGGCGTCACGTCGAGGAGGCGGGCGTGGACGTGCGCGCCGGCGGGGGCCGTCAGACGCAGTTGCAGCGTCGCGGCGCCGACGAGGTCGAGGTCCGCCCGGACGGGGTCGCCGGTGAGGCGCAGCACGTCCGGGCGGTCCCCGATCGGGCCCAGGTCCGCCCGGTCGTGCAGGATCGCGAAGGGGTTGGCCCCGGCCGAGGGGACCGGGTCGGACGGGTCGTGCGTCCACCGCAGCGTCCGCGCGCCCTCCGGCGCCTCGGCGGCCAGGCGCGGCCCGCCGGGCCCGTCGGACAGGTAGAACTCCAGGTCGGGCACCCCCCGGGGAGGCCAGGCGTCGGCTTCCCGCGGCCCGCCGTGGCACAGCTCGTACCGGACGCGCGGCAGCGCGGCGAGCGTGCCGGTGCGGCCGAGGACGGCGCCGAAGAACTCGATCGCGGGATCGAGATAGGCGGGCAGCATCCGCTCCAGCGCGGCCGGCGTGACGGCGTGGTCGTCGTGCGGCGCGACGGGGGCCTCGCCGAGCCGGTAGTTCTCGTGGTCGATGGCCTCCAGCCGCAGGCGGAGGTCGGCGGACCAGCCCGGGTCCCGCGAGAGCGCCCGCACATCGTGCCAGGACCAGACGGCGCAGTTGTCGAACCAGCCGATCGTGTAGAGGGCGGGGACGGGCGGCGCCTCCAGCAGCGCCTTCAGCGGAGGCGGGACGAACGGCGAGGGCGTGCCGCCGAACTCGGCGTCGAAGTTCGCGGAGCGGCGCCCGAGGCGTGCGAAGAAGTCCTCGAACGCCGCCCGCAGCGGACGCCCGTTCCAGTCGATCTCCCACTCGTACCGGTCGTTGTCGACGTAGTGCGTGGCGAAGTAGAGCTTGCGGGCGGTCTGCTCGACGTCGCGGGTGCCGTCGCCATGCTCCAGCACCGTCGACAGCTGGGAGCCGGTGACGCGCGGCGCGATCGCGCGCAGCGCCGGATGCCCGCCGATCGCCGCGGCGATGGCGGTGTAGCCGTAGTAGGAGTCGCCCCACATGACGACGTCGCCGTCGCACCAGGGCTGCCCGGTGAGCCACTGGATCGTGTCGTACCCGTCGTCGGCCTCGTGGCGGCCGAACTCCGTGGCGCCCTCGGACCGGTACTTGCCGCGGACGTCCTGGACGACGACGGCGTACCCGCGGTCGCGGAAGTAGCGGCCGATCGCGGGCATGAAGCAGTAGTCGCCGTCCTTGTCGTAGGGCAGGCGGACGAGCACGACGGGCCGCGGGCGCGGCGGGTCGGCGCGGTAGAC
Proteins encoded in this region:
- a CDS encoding CocE/NonD family hydrolase, translating into MPNIERVGPAAVPADAEQVMIPMRDGIRLAADVYRADPPRPRPVVLVRLPYDKDGDYCFMPAIGRYFRDRGYAVVVQDVRGKYRSEGATEFGRHEADDGYDTIQWLTGQPWCDGDVVMWGDSYYGYTAIAAAIGGHPALRAIAPRVTGSQLSTVLEHGDGTRDVEQTARKLYFATHYVDNDRYEWEIDWNGRPLRAAFEDFFARLGRRSANFDAEFGGTPSPFVPPPLKALLEAPPVPALYTIGWFDNCAVWSWHDVRALSRDPGWSADLRLRLEAIDHENYRLGEAPVAPHDDHAVTPAALERMLPAYLDPAIEFFGAVLGRTGTLAALPRVRYELCHGGPREADAWPPRGVPDLEFYLSDGPGGPRLAAEAPEGARTLRWTHDPSDPVPSAGANPFAILHDRADLGPIGDRPDVLRLTGDPVRADLDLVGAATLQLRLTAPAGAHVHARLLDVTPGGAAFLAAKGQIRLDVPLTGADAVIDLQSVAYRLRAGHRLALDLTGTDFPEYVIEAPDGGDPWSAVPGAPATREVTVGGARPSRLRIGGRTPDQVRRSLGLAEER